CATTGTTGGATTTTGCTGTGCTTAGCTCATGCGGGAATTCGACATGTGCTCCCGCATTGAAAAGTGCAGCTTCCTTTGAAGAATGATGAAGCTATTGCGGGCCGTGCGGACGTATACTTTCCGACATCTGTTGATGCAAATGGTGTGGGTTTGGAGGCAGTTTATGAAGATCCGATCCGGATGCCGGTTACTCCTCGCAATGGCGTTTCCGATGGTGGTCTGCGTTGCGGCAGGAGCGCAAAGTGGAGTGGTTGGGACACAGGCTAGTGAAACTGCCATTTCACGTGCTGTGCCGGAGGCGAAAGTCGCGAGGGACAGCAACGGGGCGCTTCCAGGCGATTCGCATGTGAGGATCGTCCGACTGAGCGATGTGAAAGGCACGCTGCAACTGGATCGCAAGACTGGCAATGGCTTTGAGGCGACGATGCCAAATATGCCTATTGTCGAAGGCGAGAAACTCCGAACGGCCGAGGGTTACGCGGAGGTGGAGTTCGAAGACAACAGCACTTTGCATTTAGCCCCAAATTCGCTGGTCGAGTTCCCGCTGCTGGCGCTGCGCAGTTCTGGGACAAAAGCCTCAACGGTTAACGTGGTAAGGGGGACAGTCTATGTGAATCTCGAAAGCACCAAGGGCAATGAGTTTCTGCTCTGGGCTTGCGGCAGGAAAATGACGGTTGCGCCTGCAACACATCTGCGGGTGACAGTCGAGGGGGAGAAGACGGTCCTGTCAGTCTTCAACGGGAACGTCACGGTGGAGCGCGGTTCGGAGACAACTCTGGTCAACAAGAAACAATCGCTGACGCTAGGCGCCGATCAGGTGACTGTCGCCAAGAAGATTGATCAGGGTCCCTATGACGCTTGGGATAAGGATTCGAACGACTACCACGCACGATATTCGCGAGCCAATACATTCGCCGGTTCAGGATCCTCGTATGGTCTAAGCGACCTCAACTACTATGGGAGCTTTATCAACGGTGGGGGGTATGGTAGTTTCTGGCAGCCTTATCTTGTCAGCGCAGGCTGGAATCCCTATCAAAACGGGGTGTGGGCTCTGTATCCCGGGGCGGGCTACTCCTGGGTCTCGCCCTATCCATGGGGATGGCTGCCGTATCATTCGGGCACGTGGTCCTTCTACCCGGGGTACGGTTGGGGCTGGCAGCCGGGCGGCGTTTGGAACGGGTTGAACAACATAGTGGTCACTAGTGGGCAGACGGCTGGTACACTCGCTCAAAATCCTGTGCGCTCGCCGCTGCGGCCTGCTGTTCCGCAAAAGCCTGGAGACGGCGCATCTCCATCTTCGCTGGTGCTCGCTGGTGACAAGCCGATAGTTTTTTCCAAAGAAGACAAGCCAGGAAACTTTGTGTTTCAAAAGAACTCAGCAGGGTTGGGGGTTCCGAGGGGATCGCTTGGGGACCTGAGCAAGATTTCGAATCATGTTGAGCAGCATGGATCCGCAAGCATGCCAGTGTATGCTTCTTCGCCTTCTCTATCGACGGGCGGGTCCGACCATGGGGCGAACGTTGGGCCAGTAATTCTGAAGGCCGGATCGCCTGTCTCAAGCGACAATTCGTCTTTCCCTTCCGCGTCGCGACCGGGGCCTTACACAGGGTCTTCGTCGCAGACAACCCCGCTGTCGCACAGCGGAGCCGCTTCAGCATCTGGAGGTTCAAGCGGTGGCGGCAGCCGCCCCGGCTCGAGCCCCAAGTGAAGTGTGGAGAGCATAGCGACACTACACCTCTGTAGAGCTGATGGATTTGCGCTTGCGGATATCCGTCCAGACTGGCTCATTTCCATGTCCCGGACTGGTGTACAAAAGAACGGCAACTGAGAAAACCCTGTCCTGCCCTGTAAGAACAATGACGGATATCTTCAGTCTTGTGGCTCACAAGCGACTGAGACCCGTCCTTTGCCTACCCATCCCGGGACCACGCCCTCATCCTCTTCCATAGGCGCCTGATCGTCGATGAGTGCCGTGGCGGTTTGGCAACAAAACCCGCTTCTGCGGATCATGACCCAATTGGTTCGGAGAGCGATTGTCTGTCACCAGGGAAGGCTACATTAGCTCGGAAATTTGACATTAGAAGTTTTGCCAGGACGTCCACGAGTTGGGGGTTTTGGCTCGATTGCTGCCAGCAGGTGTGCACGGTTCCCGAAACACCCAGATAGAACACCTGCAACAGTCCCGTTGGCAGTTGCGCTGCGCTGATTACGTTGTGAGGGAATCCATCCTGGTCCGTTAAACTTATCTCCGGTGTGGGAAATGGCATGAGCGGACTCCACGATGTGGCGTCGTTTGGACTGCTGTACGAGAACGCCCAGTTCGTTCCACGGTTAGCAACCTGACTGCTGCCCCAGTTGGCCCAAAGATAGACGCGCCCCTGACCGTAGCCGTCGAGTCGTGGCTCGATTCAATCTCATTCGCGTCGGGTACCTAACGAGCCTCAACCAGTACATCCGTCCAAGATGGAGTGACACGCTGCTAACAGAGGTCAAGCCCGCTGCTGTAGATGAATGGTTGAGGTCGCTCACCAAGCTTCCGAAGCCATATGACAACAGCACGACTCAGCTGGTCTCACTGTCTCCTAAGACCAAAGGAAACATCAAGTCGATGATGTATCGCTT
This Tunturibacter gelidoferens DNA region includes the following protein-coding sequences:
- a CDS encoding DUF6600 domain-containing protein; translation: MKIRSGCRLLLAMAFPMVVCVAAGAQSGVVGTQASETAISRAVPEAKVARDSNGALPGDSHVRIVRLSDVKGTLQLDRKTGNGFEATMPNMPIVEGEKLRTAEGYAEVEFEDNSTLHLAPNSLVEFPLLALRSSGTKASTVNVVRGTVYVNLESTKGNEFLLWACGRKMTVAPATHLRVTVEGEKTVLSVFNGNVTVERGSETTLVNKKQSLTLGADQVTVAKKIDQGPYDAWDKDSNDYHARYSRANTFAGSGSSYGLSDLNYYGSFINGGGYGSFWQPYLVSAGWNPYQNGVWALYPGAGYSWVSPYPWGWLPYHSGTWSFYPGYGWGWQPGGVWNGLNNIVVTSGQTAGTLAQNPVRSPLRPAVPQKPGDGASPSSLVLAGDKPIVFSKEDKPGNFVFQKNSAGLGVPRGSLGDLSKISNHVEQHGSASMPVYASSPSLSTGGSDHGANVGPVILKAGSPVSSDNSSFPSASRPGPYTGSSSQTTPLSHSGAASASGGSSGGGSRPGSSPK